The Sandaracinaceae bacterium DNA segment CGACGGGAGCTACCTGGACGCGTTCTTCTTCAGCGTGCAGACCTTCGCCGCCATCGGCTACGGCTTCATGTACTCGCAGGGCGTCTACGGGAACGCGATCGTCTGCCTCGAGGCCTTCGTCTCGCTCTTCTGCGTCGCGATGCTGACCGGCATCGTCTTCGCCAAGTTCGCGCGCCCCCGCGCGCGTGTGCTCTTCAGCGACAACTGCGTGATCGAGGTCCGCGACGGCGTGCGCACCCTGACCTTTCGCGCGGCGAACGAGCGCGGCAACGACGTCGTCGAGGCCACGGTGAGCGTCAGCGCCTTGGTCACGACGCACACACGAGAGGGCGCGCGCATGCGCCGGTTCTACCCCCTGAAGCTCGAGCGGAGCGCGTCCCCGTTCTTCATGCTGAGCTGGCAGGTCTTCCATCCCATCGACGAGGAGAGCCCGCTCCACGGCCTCACCGTCAACCAGATGCGCGCCGAGGACGTGCGCCTCGTGGTCTCCCTGACGGGCCTCGACGGCACCTTCAACCAGACCATCTACGCCCGCCACCTCTACTGGGCCGAAGACATCCTCGAGGGACACCGC contains these protein-coding regions:
- a CDS encoding ion channel translates to MSTERKPLEAYIERVGHRSRPLNDLYAFLLRSSWLRVMELAAALFLTANASFALLYWLVPGSIANTDGSYLDAFFFSVQTFAAIGYGFMYSQGVYGNAIVCLEAFVSLFCVAMLTGIVFAKFARPRARVLFSDNCVIEVRDGVRTLTFRAANERGNDVVEATVSVSALVTTHTREGARMRRFYPLKLERSASPFFMLSWQVFHPIDEESPLHGLTVNQMRAEDVRLVVSLTGLDGTFNQTIYARHLYWAEDILEGHRFVDVMEDIGGGRTRMDFRKFHLVEAQSARHLSPRD